From one Lycium barbarum isolate Lr01 chromosome 6, ASM1917538v2, whole genome shotgun sequence genomic stretch:
- the LOC132599354 gene encoding uncharacterized protein LOC132599354 isoform X2: protein MSNHTSSSDQASKRSSRATPQSRRSWTLEEERTLIDGLKDLCVKGWKADNGTFRPGYMTELELYLNKIHPNCGLKTQPHINSKMKIWKKDYGTIALLKSRSGLGFHYGEGRIIVDDPSKWDEFVKADPNAKGMQNKTWPLFEDWEEIFGKDRATGEFAEGPEDAFEEIVRSQGQGVSNDRRLGFLIEVDDEDDEEDARHEPDVAPGEDENAYRPSRASQSADRASESVNTEHQQNQQQGKNTRSSSSNVNDKERSKKRKRTVEDVNETALRDLVDVMKEFTANHSKTMGALIDMYGARDESEIRGKVLDILSSPTYQELYSPDQQIKASMGLTSDVRKMDLFLRMGELQRQNIVWMIVNDMFPST, encoded by the exons ATGAGTAATCACACATCATCTTCTGACCAAGCATCAAAAAGGTCGAGCCGAGCAACACCTCAGAGCCGAAGGTCATGGACACTAGAAGAAGAACGCACTCTTATTGATGGTTTAAAGGATTTGTGTGTCAAGGGTTGGAAAGCGGATAATGGCACCTTTAGGCCTGGATACATGACGGAATTGGAGCTTTATTTAAACAAAATCCATCCTAATTGTGGATTGAAAACTCAACCACATATTAATTCTAaaatgaaaatatggaagaaggatTACGGGACTATAGCTTTATTAAAAAGTCGTAGTGGTTTGGGCTTTCATTATGGTGAAGGAAGAATTATAGTTGATGATCCAAGCAAATGGGATGAGTTTGTTAAG GCTGATCCAAATGCCAAAGGAATGCAAAACAAGACATGGCCATTGTTCGAGGATTGGGAAGAAATATTTGGAAAAGATAGAGCAACGGGAGAGTTTGCAGAAGGGCCGGAAGATGCTTTTGAGGAAATTGTTAGGAGCCAAGGTCAAGGAGTTTCTAATGACAGGAGATTAGGATTTCTTATTGAAgttgatgatgaagatgatgaagaagaTGCTAGACATGAACCTGATGTAGCCCCTGGAGAAGACGAAAATGCTTATAGACCTAGTAGAGCTTCTCAAAGTGCAGATAGAGCTTCTGAAAGTGTAAATACCGAACaccaacaaaaccaacaacaaggTAAAAATACTAGAAGCTCCTCTTCTAATGTCAATGATAAAGagagaagcaaaaaaagaaaaagaactgtTGAAGATGTTAACGAGACAGCTTTAAGGGATTTAGTTGATGTTATGAAGGAATTTACGGCAAATCACAGCAAAACAATGGGTGCTTTAATTGACATGTATGGGGCGCGTGATGAATCTGAAATTCGTGGAAAAGTTTTAGATATCCTTTCATCCCCTACTTATCAAGAGTTGTATAGTCCAGATCAACAAATCAAAGCATCAATGGGGCTTACTTCTGATGTTAGAAAAATGGATTTGTTCTTACGAATGGGTGAACTTCAACGTCAAAACATTGTGTGGATGATTGTCAATGATATGTTTCCAAGTACATGA
- the LOC132599354 gene encoding protein ALP1-like isoform X1, whose amino-acid sequence MDPQQLCDLECFIILEEIMVHSYVVFICLFMAIYNIILRRQSRYRRVTRYSTCARIPKIMSHLNSIIRDSDIVCIDKLRMDRKAFHILASLATNIGGLTDTDNMSSTEKLAMFLNILAHHEKNRSIKVDYIRSGWSVSQAFNECLRAILKLTPLLLVSPNPVAEDETDDRWKWFKGCLGALDGTYISIRVRTIDKPRYRTRKGDIATNVLGVCERNLNFTYVLPGWEGSAADGRVLRDAVVRRNGLKVPEGNYYLCDGGYTNGNGFLSPYRGYRYWLRDWQGDNPPPQCREELFNMKHARARNVIERAFGVLKGRWGILRSPSWYSVKIHTRIISACCLLHNFIRREMEVDPLDMETEFNMEHQHEPEHGNIDTVEPSDEWTTWRDELAQSMWNERSSN is encoded by the exons ATGGATCCTCAACAATTGTGCGATCTCGAATGCTTTATCATCCTTGAGGAGATTATGGTGCATTCATATGTTGTCTTTATTTGTCTTTTTATGGCTATTtacaacataattttaagaaGACAATCTAGATATAGACGGGTCACTCGATATAGCACATGTGCTAGAATTCCTAAAATCATGTCTCATCTAAATTCTATCATTCGTGACAGTGATATTGTATGTATTGATAAGCTTAGGATGGATAGAAAGGCCTTTCACATTTTAGCTTCTTTAGCCACGAATATTGGAGGATTGACAGACACTGACAATATGTCAAGCACTGAAAAGCTAGCAATGTTCTTAAATATTTTGGCTCATCACGAGAAGAACAGGTCTATCAAAGTTGATTATATTAGATCGGGGTGGAGTGTAAGTCAAGCCTTTAATGAATGTCTAAGAGCAATTCTCAAACTAACTCCATTATTACTTGTTAGTCCTAATCCAGTGGCCGAAGATGAGACTGATGATCGATGGAAATGGTTTAAG GGTTGTCTAGGTGCATTGGATGGTACTTACATTTCCATTAGAGTTCGAACTATAGATAAGCCAAGATACAGGACACGGAAAGGAGATATAGCAACTAATGTCTTGGGGGTTTGTGAGAGAAATCTTAACTTTACTTATGTCTTACCTGGTTGGGAGGGATCAGCCGCTGATGGTCGTGTATTGCGAGATGCTGTTGTACGAAGGAATGGTTTGAAAGTACCCGAGG GCAATTATTATTTATGTGACGGAGGATATACAAATGGAAATGGTTTTCTGTCCCCTTATCGAGGATATAGATACTGGCTAAGGGATTGGCAAGGTGACAACCCACCACCTCAATGCCGAGAAGAGCTGTTTAATATGAAGCATGCTAGGGCGCGCAATGTTATTGAAAGAGCATTTGGTGTATTGAAAGGACGTTGGGGAATTCTTAGAAGTCCTTCGTGGTACTCTGTTAAGATTCATACTAGAATCATTAGTGCATGTTGTTTGTTACACAATTTCATTCGAAGAGAGATGGAAGTTGATCCATTAGACATGGAAACAGAATTCAACATGGAGCATCAACATGAACCTGAACATGGAAATATTGATACCGTTGAACCATCCGATGAGTGGACCACTTGGAGGGATGAGCTAGCTCAGTCCATGTGGAATGAAAGATCTAGCAATTAG